A single genomic interval of Nonomuraea rubra harbors:
- a CDS encoding lantibiotic dehydratase: MTQVTHAVPVAGDGDSARLADPDYALSPLLAVRVAGLPVAGLDRMRCTRTWRLVDELADVSARLRREGAGLSDQLHEVIGGVAAGPLKAGLVALRRAVFAGRRPSGRAASAEVLADLPAGLAARLEAWTALRRRAEGLRAELPAVLAAESREKTAVLREAVSDAGFRHGLAQGSAVLAGRLEAWLAGPADRPPERQELLRLARYLARASVKTSPYATFTLSGLGRWEPDGPAVRTGGEPSWQVMAELDRAVLRPLWAVLTRHRCVRERARLRVNPSASDDGNRIWFLSPGHGEPLSSVPASPEVRQALDWVRERHTATVASAPGIEPLAEAGLLEYVPPYDEQGADPVGELASWLAPDSPAPYAQAIARVADALRDHGKAATDVRAAPHDSDKAATDVRAVLRDGDEVAGVVRSALREVLPPGPSLPDKNLLWHSAVMPGVAGRLNASAWRGVCDDLDALRGLLGLFDPDLPVKIAATAFFLDRYGPGGRIPAVELYREIHREAPGAGGALLRAMLRDPVAGTRALPDADPPPGLTRLTELRRGFWERLGAGPDTRPTGPGTHSAGSSIDSAGPGALEPVDLTAARLKALAQEWPSFVRPPGSICCYLQAVPGPGGGVRAVVNSISAGYGRGLSRLHRLVTLAGGDVPSAAGLRAAQGEVMVAECRGLVGGGLNVRPATADLALDHPFTAPDSNLPTVAPADLTVGYDPGYDRLALYDRAGRQVRPVHLGMTAQYWLPPWLQFLVRAFGEPSTAMVPGWVFRTRSEPPAEGVVERWPRMDVGRVTVARAVWRLRAGAFPVPAKGESEAAYLPRLAGWLALHGVPRRFFARVVDVGDGLLAGLLSKDRKPMYVDVTDLLLLTGFVRTLRDPGALLVLEETLPDPSQAPRYGADARVTEYVVQLSAKPGHP, translated from the coding sequence TTGACCCAGGTAACGCACGCCGTCCCCGTCGCGGGGGACGGCGACTCTGCAAGGCTCGCTGATCCCGATTATGCACTCTCGCCCCTTCTCGCCGTCCGCGTCGCGGGGCTGCCGGTGGCCGGTCTGGACCGGATGCGCTGCACCCGTACGTGGCGGCTGGTGGACGAGCTGGCGGACGTCTCCGCCCGGCTGCGGCGGGAGGGTGCCGGGCTGTCCGATCAGCTGCACGAGGTGATAGGCGGCGTGGCGGCGGGCCCGCTCAAGGCGGGGCTGGTGGCGTTGCGGCGCGCGGTGTTCGCGGGACGCCGCCCGAGCGGCCGGGCCGCGTCCGCCGAGGTGCTGGCGGACCTGCCCGCGGGCCTGGCCGCCAGGCTCGAGGCGTGGACCGCGCTGCGGCGCCGCGCGGAGGGACTGCGTGCCGAGCTGCCCGCCGTGCTGGCGGCGGAGTCGAGGGAGAAGACGGCGGTGCTGCGGGAGGCGGTGTCCGACGCCGGGTTCCGCCACGGCCTCGCCCAGGGCAGCGCGGTGCTGGCCGGCAGGCTCGAAGCCTGGCTCGCCGGCCCCGCCGACCGCCCGCCCGAACGGCAGGAGCTGCTGCGGCTGGCCCGCTACCTGGCCAGGGCGAGCGTCAAGACCAGCCCGTACGCCACGTTCACGCTCAGCGGCCTGGGCCGGTGGGAGCCGGACGGGCCGGCGGTGCGGACCGGGGGCGAGCCGTCCTGGCAGGTCATGGCGGAGCTCGACCGGGCGGTCCTGCGCCCGCTGTGGGCGGTGCTCACCCGGCACCGGTGCGTACGGGAGCGGGCCCGGCTGCGCGTCAACCCGTCGGCCTCCGACGACGGGAACCGGATCTGGTTCCTCAGCCCCGGGCACGGCGAGCCGCTGTCCAGCGTGCCCGCGAGCCCCGAGGTCCGGCAGGCCCTCGACTGGGTGCGCGAACGGCACACCGCCACCGTCGCCTCGGCCCCCGGGATCGAGCCGCTGGCGGAGGCTGGGCTGCTGGAGTACGTCCCGCCGTACGACGAGCAGGGGGCCGACCCGGTGGGGGAGCTGGCGTCGTGGCTCGCGCCCGACAGTCCCGCCCCGTACGCGCAGGCCATCGCCCGGGTCGCCGACGCCCTGCGTGACCACGGAAAGGCGGCCACTGACGTGCGCGCGGCACCGCATGACAGCGACAAGGCAGCCACTGACGTGCGGGCGGTGCTGCGTGACGGCGACGAGGTGGCCGGGGTCGTGCGGTCGGCGTTGCGGGAGGTGTTGCCGCCCGGGCCGTCCCTGCCGGACAAGAACCTGCTGTGGCACAGCGCCGTCATGCCCGGCGTCGCGGGACGGCTGAACGCGTCGGCCTGGCGCGGGGTCTGTGACGACCTCGACGCACTGCGCGGGCTGCTCGGCCTGTTCGACCCGGACCTGCCCGTCAAGATCGCCGCCACCGCGTTCTTCCTGGACCGGTACGGCCCCGGCGGCCGGATCCCCGCCGTGGAGCTCTACCGCGAGATCCACCGCGAGGCACCGGGCGCGGGCGGGGCGCTGCTGCGCGCCATGCTGCGTGACCCGGTCGCGGGCACCCGCGCCCTGCCGGACGCCGACCCACCACCCGGCCTCACCCGCCTCACCGAACTGCGTCGAGGCTTCTGGGAACGACTCGGCGCCGGCCCCGACACCCGGCCCACCGGCCCCGGCACTCACAGCGCGGGCTCCAGCATAGACAGCGCGGGCCCCGGAGCCCTGGAGCCGGTGGATCTCACGGCGGCCCGCCTGAAGGCGCTGGCGCAGGAGTGGCCGAGCTTCGTCCGGCCGCCGGGGTCGATCTGCTGCTACCTCCAGGCTGTACCGGGCCCCGGCGGCGGCGTGCGCGCGGTCGTCAACTCGATCTCCGCCGGGTACGGGCGCGGCCTGTCGCGGCTGCACCGCCTGGTCACCCTGGCCGGCGGCGACGTGCCGTCCGCCGCCGGCCTGCGGGCCGCGCAGGGCGAGGTCATGGTGGCCGAGTGCCGCGGCCTCGTCGGCGGCGGCCTGAACGTCCGCCCCGCCACCGCCGACCTCGCCCTCGACCACCCCTTCACCGCCCCCGACTCGAACCTCCCCACCGTCGCCCCGGCTGACCTCACCGTCGGTTACGACCCTGGCTACGACCGGCTGGCCCTGTACGACCGCGCGGGACGCCAGGTCAGGCCGGTCCACCTGGGCATGACGGCCCAGTACTGGCTGCCGCCCTGGTTGCAGTTCCTGGTGCGGGCGTTCGGCGAGCCGTCCACGGCGATGGTGCCCGGCTGGGTGTTCCGCACCCGGAGCGAGCCGCCGGCCGAGGGGGTGGTGGAGCGCTGGCCGCGGATGGACGTCGGACGTGTCACGGTCGCTCGGGCGGTCTGGCGGCTGCGGGCGGGCGCGTTCCCGGTGCCGGCCAAGGGCGAGAGCGAGGCGGCCTACCTGCCCAGGCTGGCCGGATGGCTGGCGCTGCACGGGGTGCCCCGCCGGTTCTTCGCCCGGGTGGTGGACGTAGGGGACGGCCTGCTGGCCGGGCTGCTGAGCAAGGACCGCAAGCCCATGTACGTGGACGTCACCGACCTGCTCCTGCTGACCGGCTTCGTCCGCACCCTGCGCGACCCCGGCGCCCTGCTGGTCCTCGAAGAGACCCTGCCCGACCCCTCCCAGGCACCCAGGTACGGCGCGGACGCCCGCGTCACCGAGTACGTCGTCCAGCTCTCCGCCAAGCCGGGCCACCCATGA
- a CDS encoding lantibiotic dehydratase C-terminal domain-containing protein codes for MTAPHTNTTTTAEPRLPDAGAVPSTAEPRPPGVGAVPGDTEAQLSAATRSDEAEERWISAHLFHFGDLDPLITAVVDPVTRELTADGTARTAFFLRYWEGGQHVRLRLEVPDPARQPHVRALIRERAAAHFAEHPSPPVDPAAYRTFAATMARGERRTNYDDRLHPPGSVAFIGYRPEHEAYGDAACVAAAERHFAVSSRLALDVLRAGTEPARRTAIGLAALTIAIAACEPDQQAAAHRLASAIREPSAPPFPGTSTPPSPGTSFTIASGPASPGAATWTRTAMEEDWRRHETALLAQTRTLWDPPSTGLLATWASSIHTLRADLDALHAEGRCTPADSGSPHAFLARAAPPEHRTVSLIVMRCVHLFHNRLGLRAGAEQQMSFLAARAVAGLADPRRWSP; via the coding sequence ATGACGGCGCCGCACACGAACACGACCACCACCGCAGAGCCTCGCCTCCCTGACGCCGGCGCCGTTCCGAGCACCGCAGAACCGCGCCCGCCCGGCGTCGGCGCTGTTCCGGGAGATACCGAGGCCCAGCTTTCCGCCGCTACCCGGAGCGACGAAGCCGAGGAGCGGTGGATCAGCGCACACCTGTTCCACTTCGGCGACCTCGACCCCCTGATCACCGCCGTGGTCGACCCGGTGACCCGGGAGCTGACGGCGGACGGCACCGCACGCACCGCCTTCTTCCTGCGCTACTGGGAGGGCGGCCAGCACGTACGGCTCCGGCTGGAGGTGCCGGACCCGGCCCGGCAGCCACACGTCCGCGCCCTGATCCGCGAGCGGGCGGCGGCCCACTTCGCCGAGCACCCCTCCCCGCCGGTCGACCCGGCCGCCTACCGCACCTTCGCCGCCACCATGGCCCGCGGCGAGCGGCGTACGAACTACGACGACCGGCTCCACCCACCCGGCTCGGTGGCGTTCATCGGCTACCGCCCCGAGCACGAGGCGTACGGCGACGCCGCCTGCGTGGCCGCCGCCGAACGGCACTTCGCGGTGTCGAGCCGCCTCGCCCTGGACGTGCTGCGCGCCGGGACCGAGCCGGCCCGCCGCACGGCGATCGGCCTGGCCGCGCTCACGATCGCGATCGCCGCGTGCGAGCCGGACCAGCAAGCCGCCGCCCACCGCCTCGCCTCAGCCATCCGCGAGCCGAGCGCCCCACCATTTCCCGGGACGAGCACACCACCATCTCCGGGGACGTCCTTCACGATCGCTTCCGGACCGGCGTCTCCAGGGGCGGCCACCTGGACGCGCACCGCCATGGAGGAAGACTGGCGGCGCCACGAAACCGCCCTCCTCGCCCAGACCCGCACCCTCTGGGACCCTCCAAGCACCGGCCTGCTCGCCACCTGGGCCTCCTCGATCCACACCCTGCGAGCCGACCTGGACGCCCTGCACGCCGAGGGCCGCTGCACCCCCGCCGACTCGGGCTCCCCGCACGCGTTCCTCGCCCGGGCCGCACCACCCGAGCACCGCACGGTCTCCCTGATCGTGATGCGCTGCGTCCACCTGTTCCACAACCGGCTGGGGCTGCGTGCCGGAGCCGAGCAGCAGATGTCGTTCCTGGCGGCCCGCGCCGTCGCCGGCCTCGCCGACCCCCGGAGGTGGTCCCCCTGA
- a CDS encoding thiopeptide maturation pyridine synthase yields the protein MVPLTRSPASDTPAWHCVHVYYHAPDKDGLLLDAVRPLLDGLRGQVAAAYVLRHWRQGPHLRINVKASPTVWERVVRPRVAEIVGAYLREHPSTAALDPAAGLDRHRLLAMREQERGPLTPWPPDNSIQDAPYDSRRHVLGSDEEADLLAAFYTDATPLLFGMLEHVRAGRDGRLGVALSLMLTIAHTSQRIDRSYLSFRMHAEGYLTWAADPEQARASFERAFRERRAALTERVRDVVACLDDVTAPPVPFVREWAALLERYRPRVAEMMDDGRLVQPTVEPGEAFLARPGDPPAPHREPSELQRLVFDNPAYHAAIFADPAFRRYRVLLNYTYLHLTRLGLTPLDRFRTCHLLADAVEDVYGLSGLDALRRFTAPRPIRIEEADRSTQPLA from the coding sequence GTGGTCCCCCTGACCCGCTCGCCCGCATCCGACACCCCCGCCTGGCACTGCGTGCACGTCTACTACCACGCTCCCGACAAGGACGGCCTGCTGCTGGACGCCGTCCGCCCGCTGCTCGACGGGCTGCGCGGCCAGGTGGCGGCGGCGTACGTGCTGCGTCACTGGCGGCAGGGCCCGCACCTGCGGATCAACGTCAAGGCGTCCCCGACCGTCTGGGAGCGGGTCGTGCGCCCGCGCGTGGCCGAGATCGTCGGCGCCTACCTGCGCGAACACCCTTCGACGGCCGCGCTCGACCCGGCCGCCGGCCTGGACAGGCACCGCCTGCTCGCCATGCGGGAGCAGGAACGCGGCCCGCTCACGCCGTGGCCGCCGGACAACTCCATCCAGGACGCCCCGTACGACTCGCGCCGGCACGTGCTCGGCAGCGACGAGGAGGCCGACCTGCTCGCCGCGTTCTACACGGATGCGACCCCGCTGCTGTTCGGCATGCTGGAGCACGTGCGCGCCGGCCGCGACGGCAGGCTCGGGGTGGCGCTGAGCCTCATGCTGACGATCGCGCACACCTCGCAGCGCATCGACCGCAGCTACCTGTCGTTCCGGATGCACGCGGAGGGCTACCTCACCTGGGCGGCCGACCCGGAGCAGGCCCGCGCGTCCTTCGAACGCGCGTTCCGCGAGCGGCGCGCGGCCCTGACGGAACGCGTGCGGGACGTCGTCGCCTGCCTGGACGACGTCACCGCCCCGCCCGTGCCGTTCGTCCGGGAGTGGGCGGCGCTGCTGGAGAGGTACCGGCCGCGGGTGGCGGAGATGATGGACGACGGCCGGCTGGTCCAGCCGACGGTCGAGCCGGGGGAGGCCTTCCTGGCCAGGCCAGGCGACCCGCCCGCGCCGCACCGCGAGCCCAGCGAGCTGCAGCGCCTGGTCTTCGACAACCCCGCCTACCACGCTGCGATCTTCGCCGACCCGGCCTTCCGGCGTTACCGCGTGCTGCTCAACTACACGTACCTGCACCTGACGCGGCTCGGCCTGACCCCGCTCGACCGGTTCAGGACATGCCACCTGCTGGCCGACGCCGTGGAGGACGTCTACGGCCTGTCAGGGCTGGACGCCCTGCGCCGCTTCACCGCACCACGACCGATCAGGATCGAAGAAGCGGACCGCAGCACCCAGCCCCTAGCGTGA
- a CDS encoding VOC family protein: protein MSLRASVIMLGVQDVNRAKKFYVEGMGGEIEQDYPGFVRCSLGEGSSKLALYEWEAAAQDAGVPAEGSGFRGVSFHFVTDSRDTVDEVMRTAVAAGATVVKEAEAADWGGYSAWFGDPDGYLWKVTTAS, encoded by the coding sequence ATGTCATTGCGAGCGAGCGTGATCATGCTCGGCGTCCAGGACGTGAACCGCGCCAAGAAGTTCTACGTCGAAGGCATGGGCGGCGAGATCGAACAGGACTACCCCGGCTTCGTCAGGTGCAGCCTGGGCGAGGGCTCCTCGAAGCTGGCGCTCTACGAATGGGAGGCCGCCGCGCAGGACGCCGGCGTCCCCGCCGAGGGCTCAGGGTTCCGCGGCGTCTCCTTCCACTTCGTCACCGACTCCAGGGACACGGTGGACGAGGTCATGCGGACCGCGGTGGCCGCCGGCGCGACCGTCGTCAAGGAGGCGGAGGCAGCGGACTGGGGCGGCTACTCCGCCTGGTTCGGCGACCCGGACGGCTACCTGTGGAAGGTGACGACCGCCTCCTGA
- a CDS encoding GntR family transcriptional regulator, which translates to MTQTAGAPTKQMLSERVHARLQEAIMRGEYAPGEALKPQELAQRHEVSLAVVREALVRLVGEGIAVRLPNRGFAVPDFSDRRWQEIAEARRTIEPVMLRLAIERGDLDWESRVRAAHHRLTRTPVYVPEEGEYYSSAWSEAHRVFHRTLLDGCGNPVLMDTFDRLWTSSELARRWSAQRTPGRDGVAEHRRLEEAALARDADTAAGVLTEHLTLTAAGLISCS; encoded by the coding sequence ATGACGCAGACGGCCGGCGCACCGACGAAGCAGATGCTCTCCGAGCGGGTTCACGCCCGGCTCCAGGAGGCGATCATGAGAGGCGAGTACGCCCCCGGCGAGGCGCTCAAGCCGCAGGAGCTGGCCCAGCGGCACGAGGTCAGCCTGGCCGTCGTGCGCGAGGCCCTGGTCCGGCTGGTCGGCGAGGGCATCGCGGTGCGGCTGCCGAACCGCGGCTTCGCGGTGCCCGACTTCTCGGACCGGCGCTGGCAGGAGATCGCCGAGGCCCGGCGTACGATCGAGCCGGTCATGCTGCGCCTGGCGATCGAGCGCGGCGACCTCGACTGGGAGTCACGGGTGCGCGCGGCCCACCACCGGCTGACCCGCACCCCCGTGTACGTGCCGGAGGAAGGCGAGTACTACAGCAGCGCCTGGTCGGAGGCCCACCGGGTCTTCCACCGGACGCTGCTGGACGGGTGCGGCAACCCCGTGCTCATGGACACGTTCGACCGGCTGTGGACCAGCAGCGAGCTGGCCCGCCGCTGGTCCGCCCAGCGCACGCCGGGCCGCGACGGCGTCGCGGAGCACCGCCGCCTGGAGGAGGCGGCGCTGGCCCGCGACGCCGACACCGCCGCCGGGGTGCTGACCGAGCACCTGACCCTGACCGCCGCGGGCCTGATCTCCTGCTCCTGA
- a CDS encoding YbhB/YbcL family Raf kinase inhibitor-like protein has translation MNNPFARLPEVPSFTVTSATLTGGQLSGANVSPQLSWSGAPEGTKSYAVTVYDPDAPTGSGFWHWAVADIPATVTDLPEGAGDDTGSGLPEGAYQLPNDARVPHYLGAAPPAGHGPHRYFIVVHALDVETIGVPAEATPAYLGFTMAGHLLGRAVLTATAETPA, from the coding sequence ATGAACAACCCCTTCGCCCGCCTGCCCGAGGTGCCCTCCTTCACCGTCACCAGTGCCACGCTGACCGGCGGGCAGCTGTCCGGCGCGAACGTCTCCCCGCAGCTGTCGTGGAGCGGCGCCCCCGAGGGCACGAAGAGCTACGCCGTGACGGTGTACGACCCGGACGCGCCGACCGGCTCCGGGTTCTGGCACTGGGCCGTGGCCGACATCCCCGCCACCGTCACCGACCTGCCCGAGGGCGCGGGCGACGACACCGGCTCCGGCCTCCCCGAAGGGGCCTACCAGTTGCCCAACGATGCCCGCGTGCCCCACTACCTCGGCGCCGCCCCGCCGGCGGGCCACGGGCCGCACCGCTACTTCATCGTGGTGCACGCCCTCGACGTCGAGACCATCGGCGTTCCGGCCGAGGCCACCCCCGCCTACCTCGGCTTCACCATGGCCGGCCACCTTCTCGGCCGCGCGGTCCTGACCGCCACCGCCGAGACCCCCGCCTGA
- a CDS encoding cupin: MTLTPIELFASAIHLRPGGRIHAGPGPVDSGGDGWRLKAFHAKTGDDVRADHWQVNPDAEEIVSCVIGKIRLYLRPEEPGRREEEIRLTAGTAAIVPRGRWHRIQLDIPSTVMTITPPGGARLEKRAGPDPRYDRLHA; this comes from the coding sequence ATGACCCTGACCCCGATCGAGCTGTTCGCCTCCGCCATCCACCTCCGCCCGGGCGGCAGGATCCACGCCGGGCCCGGTCCGGTGGACTCCGGCGGCGACGGCTGGCGCCTGAAGGCGTTCCACGCCAAGACCGGCGACGACGTGCGCGCCGACCACTGGCAGGTCAACCCGGACGCGGAGGAGATCGTGTCCTGCGTCATCGGCAAGATCCGCCTCTACCTCCGTCCGGAAGAGCCGGGCCGGCGGGAGGAGGAGATCAGGCTGACGGCGGGGACGGCCGCGATCGTCCCGCGCGGCCGATGGCACCGGATCCAGCTCGACATCCCCAGCACCGTCATGACCATCACCCCACCCGGCGGCGCCCGCCTGGAGAAACGCGCCGGACCGGACCCTCGATATGATCGCCTCCATGCCTAG
- a CDS encoding TetR/AcrR family transcriptional regulator gives MPRSTRRETPSGPVPEGVSGGREGISGAPEGASGGRVGTSGAREGISGGREPTRRRVIEAAAGLLAREGREAVTTRAVAAAAGVQPPAIYRHFDDMDGLLDAVAEHGYARFLEAKQASPAPDDPVEDLRAGWDLAVEFGLANPALYAMMYGEPRRGTDSAAFRTGMEILLGRIRRLAAVGRLRVAEPLAAALVHATARGAVLTWLSLPEDGRDPALLTAMREAMVTAVTTESPAVQDPGPAGAARALRAVLPQQTALSEAEQHLLGEWLDRLSR, from the coding sequence ATGCCTAGGAGCACACGGCGGGAAACCCCCTCAGGCCCCGTGCCCGAGGGGGTTTCCGGCGGGCGGGAGGGGATTTCTGGCGCGCCGGAGGGGGCTTCCGGCGGGCGGGTGGGGACTTCTGGCGCGCGGGAGGGGATTTCCGGCGGGCGGGAGCCGACCCGGCGGCGGGTGATCGAGGCCGCGGCCGGCCTCCTGGCGCGCGAGGGGCGCGAGGCGGTCACCACCCGCGCGGTCGCGGCGGCGGCCGGGGTGCAGCCGCCCGCGATCTACCGCCACTTCGACGACATGGACGGCCTGCTCGATGCCGTGGCCGAGCACGGTTACGCCAGGTTCCTCGAGGCCAAGCAGGCATCCCCCGCCCCTGACGACCCGGTCGAGGACCTGCGGGCGGGCTGGGACCTCGCCGTGGAGTTCGGGCTCGCCAACCCGGCGCTCTACGCGATGATGTACGGCGAGCCCCGGCGCGGCACGGATTCGGCCGCGTTCAGGACCGGCATGGAGATCCTCCTGGGGCGCATCCGCCGCCTGGCCGCGGTCGGCAGGCTGCGCGTGGCGGAACCGCTCGCCGCCGCCCTCGTCCACGCCACGGCCCGCGGCGCCGTGCTCACCTGGCTGTCGCTCCCGGAGGACGGGCGCGACCCGGCCCTGCTGACCGCGATGCGCGAGGCCATGGTCACCGCCGTCACCACGGAGAGCCCGGCCGTCCAGGACCCGGGCCCGGCCGGCGCCGCCCGCGCACTGCGCGCCGTGCTGCCCCAGCAGACCGCGCTCAGCGAGGCCGAGCAGCACCTCCTCGGCGAGTGGCTCGACCGCCTGTCCCGCTGA
- a CDS encoding RidA family protein has translation MTVTLINPDGLPKPDVYRQMSIATGSRLVFLAGQVARDAEGNRVGEGDLAAQVEQAYLNIGTALAAAGGSFDDVAKLTVYVVDWTPDKMPLLGEGIMRAAAKLGIDPVKPITLLGVAALGEPDLLVEVEATAVLD, from the coding sequence ATGACCGTGACGCTGATCAACCCCGACGGGCTGCCGAAGCCGGACGTCTACCGCCAGATGTCGATCGCGACCGGATCGAGGCTGGTGTTCCTGGCGGGCCAGGTGGCCCGTGACGCCGAGGGCAACCGGGTGGGCGAGGGCGACCTGGCCGCCCAGGTCGAGCAGGCGTACCTCAACATCGGCACCGCCCTCGCCGCGGCCGGCGGCTCCTTCGACGACGTGGCCAAGCTGACCGTCTACGTCGTCGACTGGACACCCGACAAGATGCCGCTGCTCGGCGAGGGGATCATGCGGGCGGCGGCGAAGCTCGGAATCGACCCGGTCAAGCCGATCACGCTGCTGGGCGTCGCCGCGCTGGGCGAGCCCGACCTGCTGGTCGAGGTCGAGGCCACCGCCGTGCTCGACTGA
- a CDS encoding TetR/AcrR family transcriptional regulator, whose protein sequence is MVRTKDPAIRSLLIDRAAQLLAAREPVTLRSLVAGTGVSTMAVYTYFGSMDGLWAAMRQEGFTRLAARLATVTSTRDPVRDLAALGAAYLSNAMAAPDLYRVMFDAGFELEDAAAADGTLHCLVATVARATAAGRFRDDTDPLELATRSWIIGHGLASLVATGPLPQQALAHGVPLLTALFAGAGDDPERCRRSVERGWRL, encoded by the coding sequence ATGGTGAGGACGAAGGACCCCGCGATCCGCTCCCTGCTCATCGACCGCGCCGCGCAACTGCTCGCCGCCCGCGAACCGGTCACCCTCCGCTCCCTGGTGGCCGGGACCGGGGTCTCCACCATGGCCGTCTACACCTACTTCGGCAGCATGGACGGCCTGTGGGCGGCGATGCGGCAGGAAGGCTTCACCCGCCTGGCCGCCCGCCTCGCCACGGTCACCTCGACGCGGGACCCGGTACGGGACCTGGCCGCGCTCGGCGCCGCCTACCTGTCCAACGCCATGGCGGCCCCCGACCTCTACCGGGTCATGTTCGACGCCGGGTTCGAGCTGGAGGACGCCGCCGCCGCGGACGGCACGCTGCACTGCCTCGTCGCCACCGTCGCACGGGCCACGGCCGCCGGCCGCTTCCGCGACGATACGGATCCGCTGGAGCTGGCCACGCGGAGCTGGATCATCGGGCACGGGCTGGCGTCACTGGTCGCCACCGGCCCCCTGCCGCAGCAGGCGCTGGCCCACGGCGTCCCGCTGCTGACGGCCCTGTTCGCCGGCGCGGGCGACGACCCGGAACGGTGCCGCCGGTCGGTCGAACGCGGCTGGCGCCTCTGA
- a CDS encoding NADP-dependent oxidoreductase, with protein sequence MKALRYTAYGEHPVVEEIPEPVPGPGEVLVRVAGAALNPLDVKIGAGHVRDHFPITFPSVVGTDLAGTVERVGPDVTGLHPGDPVIARTGPVAGGAVAGYAAVPVANLATAPASVPLHLAAALATAAATAWQAVAEVAGVKPGQTVLVHGGAGGVGGFAVQLARKAGARVITTVSPAGAGIAAKLGAAHVIDYTTTDFRAEAGHVDVVIDPVGGDLEAASLDVLRPGGLLVSLNTPPDAGRAADRGVRAEFVFHRTDAGRLAKVAGEGLEIVVDRTVPLARAAEAFQYLASGHAKGKIIVQP encoded by the coding sequence ATGAAGGCCCTGCGGTACACCGCGTACGGCGAGCACCCGGTCGTCGAGGAGATCCCGGAGCCGGTCCCCGGGCCGGGCGAGGTCCTGGTCCGGGTCGCCGGAGCGGCGCTGAACCCGCTCGACGTCAAGATCGGCGCCGGCCACGTCCGCGACCACTTCCCGATCACCTTCCCCTCCGTGGTGGGCACCGACCTCGCCGGCACCGTCGAACGGGTGGGGCCAGACGTCACGGGCCTGCACCCGGGGGACCCCGTGATCGCCCGCACCGGCCCGGTCGCAGGCGGAGCCGTCGCCGGGTACGCCGCCGTCCCTGTCGCGAACCTCGCCACGGCTCCCGCCTCGGTGCCGCTCCACCTCGCCGCCGCGCTGGCGACCGCGGCCGCGACGGCGTGGCAGGCGGTGGCCGAGGTGGCGGGGGTGAAGCCCGGCCAGACGGTGCTGGTGCACGGTGGCGCGGGCGGGGTCGGCGGGTTCGCCGTCCAGCTGGCGCGGAAGGCCGGCGCCCGCGTGATCACCACCGTCTCGCCGGCGGGCGCCGGGATCGCCGCGAAGCTCGGCGCCGCCCACGTGATCGACTACACCACGACCGACTTCCGGGCCGAGGCCGGCCACGTGGACGTGGTGATCGACCCGGTCGGCGGCGACCTCGAGGCGGCGTCCCTCGACGTGCTCCGGCCGGGCGGGCTGCTGGTGAGCCTCAACACACCGCCGGACGCCGGGCGGGCGGCCGATCGCGGGGTGCGCGCCGAGTTCGTGTTCCACCGCACGGACGCCGGCCGGCTCGCGAAGGTCGCCGGCGAGGGGCTGGAGATCGTGGTCGACCGTACGGTGCCGCTGGCGCGGGCGGCCGAGGCCTTCCAGTACCTCGCAAGCGGCCATGCCAAGGGCAAGATCATCGTCCAGCCCTGA